In one Winogradskyella sp. MH6 genomic region, the following are encoded:
- a CDS encoding 30S ribosomal protein S16, which produces MPVKIRLQRHGKKGKPFYWIVAADSRAKRDGKYLEKLGAYNPNTNPATIELDVDGAVKWLENGAQPTDTAKAILSYKGALLKKHLAGGVKKGALTEEQAEAKFNAWLEEKAAKVQAKADGLSKADADAKAKALEAEKAVNEARIAANAPVVEEEVAEETTASNEEE; this is translated from the coding sequence ATGCCTGTAAAAATTAGATTACAAAGACACGGTAAAAAAGGAAAGCCTTTTTACTGGATCGTAGCAGCGGATTCTCGCGCTAAAAGAGATGGTAAATACTTAGAAAAATTAGGTGCTTACAATCCAAACACAAACCCTGCAACTATTGAGCTTGACGTAGATGGAGCTGTAAAGTGGTTAGAAAATGGTGCACAACCAACTGACACTGCTAAAGCAATTTTATCTTACAAAGGTGCTTTATTAAAGAAGCATTTAGCAGGTGGTGTAAAAAAAGGTGCTTTAACTGAAGAGCAAGCAGAAGCTAAATTCAACGCTTGGTTAGAAGAAAAAGCAGCAAAAGTACAAGCTAAAGCTGATGGCTTATCTAAAGCAGATGCCGATGCTAAAGCAAAAGCTCTTGAAGCAGAAAAAGCTGTAAACGAAGCTCGTATCGCAGCAAATGCTCCTGTAGTTGAAGAAGAAGTTGCTGAAGAAACAACCGCTTCTAACGAAGAAGAATAA
- a CDS encoding ferritin-like domain-containing protein: MKYDKEISDKLNELLVKNYDAEKGYINAISEVDNVSVKNFFKNMAEQRSKFARQLRTEIITYGEIPEDSGSFKGTMHRNWMSLRATFSSNSEETILEEALRGEKASLDEYNELLSNNNFPSRLIELLREQRNSIEAAISSVKLYEEVLS; this comes from the coding sequence ATGAAGTACGACAAAGAAATTTCAGACAAGTTAAATGAACTTTTAGTAAAAAATTACGATGCAGAGAAAGGCTACATCAACGCAATTTCAGAAGTGGATAATGTGAGTGTGAAAAACTTCTTTAAAAACATGGCAGAGCAACGTTCAAAATTTGCGCGCCAATTGAGAACAGAAATCATCACTTATGGCGAAATCCCAGAAGATTCAGGAAGTTTTAAAGGAACAATGCATAGAAATTGGATGAGTTTAAGAGCAACCTTCTCTTCAAACAGCGAAGAAACGATTCTAGAAGAGGCTTTAAGAGGAGAGAAAGCTAGTTTAGATGAGTATAATGAATTATTAAGTAATAATAATTTTCCATCAAGGTTAATTGAATTGTTGCGAGAGCAAAGAAATTCGATTGAAGCAGCAATTAGTTCTGTGAAATTATATGAAGAAGTGTTGTCATAA
- the rimM gene encoding ribosome maturation factor RimM (Essential for efficient processing of 16S rRNA), translating into MKKEDCFYLGKIVKKYSYKGELLVKLDTDEPELYENIDAVFMDLRGNLVPFFIESSQLHKSDLLRLKFEDVDTEADADALIKSELYLPLDLLPKLEGDKFYYHEVIGFTIKDKNFGEVGVIKAINDSTAQALFEIDRNGVEILIPMNDEFIVKVDKPNKTIEVETPEGLIELYLEE; encoded by the coding sequence ATGAAAAAAGAAGATTGTTTTTACCTAGGGAAAATTGTAAAAAAGTACAGCTATAAAGGCGAACTTTTAGTCAAATTAGACACGGACGAACCAGAACTTTATGAAAATATAGATGCTGTTTTTATGGATCTTAGAGGCAATTTAGTTCCATTTTTTATTGAATCTTCTCAGCTACATAAATCTGATTTACTTAGACTAAAATTTGAAGACGTAGATACCGAAGCAGATGCTGATGCTTTAATAAAATCTGAACTATACTTACCCTTAGATTTACTACCAAAATTAGAAGGCGACAAATTTTATTATCATGAGGTTATTGGCTTCACCATTAAAGACAAAAACTTTGGAGAAGTTGGAGTCATCAAAGCCATTAACGACAGCACAGCCCAAGCACTCTTTGAAATCGATAGAAATGGTGTTGAAATTTTAATACCTATGAATGATGAGTTTATCGTTAAAGTTGATAAACCCAACAAAACGATTGAGGTTGAAACTCCTGAAGGACTAATAGAACTTTATCTTGAAGAATAA
- a CDS encoding DUF6252 family protein: MKKLIVLSLILISVFSCGDEVEFNSPAFQGSLDGASWRAKAYSASIDENGFLTLYGTNNIETLELIIPTVAVGVYVFGDVNTIEARFTTADGTVFSTNNRPDPSVSVYPEYGEMRLNEIENNRFTGTFRFTAFNSSGLQSVNFTGLTGEEGVDPVTGQTGPIYGGVFYRVPLISGSIPADPITCVDTEMDVATAEAAYTEAQQVGGDGFVSSSGFEAACNAYTQALMTQRNYCGDIDGSIQQMIDDLGSCQISCEIATNNRNEAEVQYNTATIGNFDEKCAQYQVYLQEQIDFCGDEDGSIQAEIDSLDCGDDDGDGVPNVFEDFNGDGDLTNDDTDGDGIANYLDADDDGDNVPTSVELQLDVDGNPTDTDGDGDADYLDTDDDGDGILTINEDANMDGDPTNDDADGDGVPDYLQV; this comes from the coding sequence ATGAAAAAATTAATAGTCTTATCCCTTATCTTAATATCAGTATTTAGCTGTGGTGATGAAGTTGAATTTAACTCTCCTGCTTTTCAAGGTTCTTTAGATGGAGCGTCTTGGCGAGCAAAAGCCTATTCTGCAAGTATTGATGAAAATGGTTTTTTAACACTTTATGGTACCAACAATATTGAAACCTTAGAATTAATAATACCTACAGTTGCTGTAGGTGTTTATGTTTTTGGGGATGTTAATACAATTGAGGCACGTTTTACAACAGCTGATGGCACGGTTTTTTCAACCAACAACAGACCAGATCCAAGTGTTTCTGTTTATCCTGAATATGGCGAAATGCGTTTAAATGAGATAGAAAATAATAGATTCACAGGTACATTTAGGTTTACTGCTTTTAACTCATCTGGACTTCAGTCGGTTAATTTTACTGGGTTAACTGGTGAAGAAGGTGTTGATCCTGTTACAGGGCAAACAGGTCCTATCTACGGAGGTGTGTTTTATAGAGTGCCATTAATTTCAGGTTCAATTCCTGCAGATCCAATTACATGTGTAGATACAGAAATGGATGTTGCTACAGCAGAAGCAGCGTATACTGAAGCTCAGCAAGTTGGAGGTGATGGGTTTGTAAGTAGTTCAGGTTTTGAGGCGGCATGTAATGCTTACACACAAGCTTTAATGACTCAACGCAATTATTGCGGTGACATAGATGGTTCAATTCAGCAAATGATAGATGATTTAGGTAGCTGTCAAATAAGTTGTGAAATTGCTACTAATAACAGAAATGAGGCAGAAGTGCAATACAACACTGCGACTATTGGTAATTTTGACGAGAAATGTGCGCAATATCAAGTATATCTCCAAGAACAGATTGATTTTTGTGGTGATGAAGATGGGTCAATACAAGCTGAAATAGATAGTTTAGATTGTGGTGATGATGATGGTGATGGAGTGCCAAATGTATTTGAAGATTTCAATGGAGATGGTGATTTGACAAATGACGACACAGATGGTGATGGTATTGCAAATTATTTAGATGCTGATGATGATGGTGATAATGTTCCAACCTCGGTTGAATTGCAATTAGATGTTGATGGTAACCCAACAGATACAGATGGAGATGGTGACGCAGATTATTTAGATACTGACGATGATGGTGATGGTATATTAACCATTAACGAAGATGCTAATATGGATGGAGACCCAACTAATGATGATGCTGATGGTGATGGAGTGCCAGATTATCTTCAGGTTTAA